From Desulfovibrio sp., the proteins below share one genomic window:
- a CDS encoding 23S rRNA (pseudouridine(1915)-N(3))-methyltransferase RlmH produces MAGKPLRCISVGKLKTPFWKDAAAHYLMRINRWRPLEYTEVRDGDAALPPDQRNALEGRRIIEALTPQDVVLVLDERGQGLTSPQMAALLQQMDQDARGRACFIIGGAWGLDDCVRQKACKMIRLSDMTLPHELARVVLLEQIYRAECILRKVPYHH; encoded by the coding sequence ATGGCAGGCAAACCCTTACGATGCATCAGCGTGGGCAAGTTAAAAACACCTTTCTGGAAAGACGCCGCAGCCCACTACCTCATGCGCATCAACCGCTGGCGGCCCCTGGAATACACCGAAGTGCGCGACGGCGACGCCGCCCTGCCCCCTGATCAGCGCAATGCCCTTGAGGGAAGGCGTATCATTGAGGCCCTGACGCCTCAGGACGTGGTTCTTGTGCTGGACGAACGCGGCCAGGGGCTTACCTCGCCCCAGATGGCCGCCCTGCTGCAACAGATGGATCAGGACGCGCGCGGCCGGGCCTGCTTTATTATCGGCGGAGCCTGGGGCCTGGACGATTGCGTGCGCCAGAAAGCCTGTAAAATGATCCGCCTGTCGGACATGACCCTGCCGCACGAACTGGCCCGCGTGGTGCTGCTGGAGCAGATTTACCGCGCGGAATGCATTTTGCGCAAGGTTCCCTACCACCACTGA
- a CDS encoding L-threonylcarbamoyladenylate synthase → MSLQSFCQDLQEAVACLRGGHALIFPTETFYGLGCLATDSVAVARVYQLKRRPVHKPLPLLAASVEQVRAVACLEAMPEALAAFWPGPLTVLLPARPALPAALVNERGQVAVRVTPHPVAAALALGAGGPLTASSANLNGRQPVCRVEQLDPELLAALENQGQMPCVLNLGPNPQGGEPSTLVEPLADGQSAGGNVRRLRMVRAGAVSAQALEAAGFTVV, encoded by the coding sequence ATGTCTCTCCAATCATTCTGTCAGGATCTGCAAGAGGCCGTCGCCTGTCTGCGCGGCGGTCATGCGCTGATTTTTCCCACCGAAACCTTTTATGGTCTGGGCTGTCTGGCCACAGACAGCGTGGCCGTGGCCAGAGTCTACCAGTTGAAGCGGCGTCCCGTCCATAAGCCCTTGCCACTGCTGGCGGCCAGCGTGGAGCAGGTGCGGGCCGTGGCCTGCCTTGAGGCCATGCCCGAAGCCCTCGCCGCCTTCTGGCCAGGGCCGCTCACGGTGCTGCTGCCCGCAAGACCCGCATTGCCTGCGGCTCTTGTGAATGAACGCGGACAGGTGGCAGTGCGGGTGACGCCGCATCCCGTGGCGGCGGCTCTGGCCCTTGGGGCGGGCGGCCCGCTGACGGCCAGCAGCGCCAACCTCAACGGGCGGCAGCCCGTGTGCCGCGTGGAACAACTGGATCCCGAACTTCTGGCTGCGCTGGAAAACCAAGGGCAGATGCCCTGCGTACTGAACCTTGGCCCGAACCCGCAGGGAGGCGAGCCTTCAACCCTTGTGGAACCCCTGGCGGACGGACAAAGCGCCGGAGGGAACGTGCGGCGGCTGCGCATGGTTCGCGCCGGGGCTGTGAGCGCTCAGGCCCTGGAGGCTGCGGGCTTTACGGTCGTCTAA
- a CDS encoding class I SAM-dependent methyltransferase, with amino-acid sequence MNSHTTVKKGDAFTGMRAGKHYERMGRIFGLNDDFYKRAIGDLRLEDGMKALDMGCGTGALSFALAHRSSPRCTIHGIDLSEDQTIYASNRPGGQGGALHFSTASMDDALFPDGALDIAMTSMALHEASPEVRRAALSNIARMLKPGGKFLLVDVAKPLLRGWGLVLRPLMALTEKFRDNRENSYADICAKLGLIQTEDQYINAIIRRQVFVKP; translated from the coding sequence ATGAACAGCCACACCACGGTAAAAAAAGGCGATGCCTTTACAGGCATGCGCGCGGGCAAGCACTACGAGCGCATGGGCAGAATATTCGGGCTGAACGATGATTTTTACAAGCGGGCCATTGGCGACCTGCGCCTTGAAGACGGCATGAAGGCTCTGGACATGGGCTGCGGCACGGGGGCCCTGAGTTTTGCGCTGGCGCACAGATCGTCACCGCGCTGCACCATTCATGGCATTGATCTTTCCGAAGACCAGACGATCTATGCCAGCAACCGGCCTGGCGGCCAGGGCGGGGCCTTGCACTTCAGTACGGCGTCTATGGATGACGCGCTTTTTCCCGATGGGGCACTGGATATTGCCATGACCTCAATGGCCCTGCACGAGGCAAGCCCGGAGGTGCGCCGCGCCGCCTTGAGCAATATTGCCCGCATGCTGAAACCCGGCGGCAAATTCCTGCTGGTGGATGTGGCAAAACCGCTTTTGCGCGGGTGGGGCCTTGTGTTGCGCCCGCTCATGGCCCTGACGGAGAAATTTCGTGACAACCGCGAAAACAGCTATGCGGACATTTGCGCAAAGCTGGGGCTGATTCAGACCGAAGACCAGTACATCAACGCCATAATACGGCGGCAGGTTTTCGTGAAGCCCTGA